Proteins encoded in a region of the Metamycoplasma alkalescens genome:
- a CDS encoding SGNH/GDSL hydrolase family protein, whose protein sequence is MKLNQKISKISKLPLIIFPSLITPLISGACNTQQQIKSIDEKQIEIKKVSTGAIKYLAIGDDYAIGHNNTRNSRNNNFFDQEKNEVYGISYPSYLANTILELKDEKTTLSEYQNFGVANSKIENWLYLLNPEIHPNQNKKFEQIKQLNKSLNLINADLTAKKVIEAIKNANLLTISIGFNDIFKKHEILAFIFSDEEKIFEEIKNFKEKINQRIETLKANYLTLVNEIKKINQNININLIGFLSPFLHAINLRDNQELNEVLKNATKQLNETIQSVAIEKNLNFYSFENKNYIWENINKFATDFFSFLPNKNAYKKLAQDIIAKVLIKNKEYNNLFHNKTRSSHSNAIDFSKKSTTIKSYLFGINNPNEDAFIKEFAFEKNQENQKIISSEEKNLSIDFLLQELKNDLITASDNELNDLIKNILTILGISNKEVYQTFLLITKSPGATKKIEAVKELFIQILNAKTTKNLLVKANSEILQLLIKQSHLHTSIKSIKNIIKNQWLKNNHSYFLIKDFLNEEYLKNNNNLKFLETNLAKIIDAFFHKQIINKVFPNQLKEIIFNNISLKNEFDFVIKKITSNLLNASKRENYFKNKEFEDFIKDVLIDVKKEFSNLLTKSINHIKSNKELFEKTIKTITTQIKTVYQINLDKKINSIEYFIFNLFDSLEFNANKKDNLGYELINIFIKSLILKTNKNKKITRDFFEFLALNNQVEYNEKNQVFFKLINYLPNKNNLDKSKYLEGMKYLGTSLIKIDEFFNPTEINDLITNQTSLFNFFKNLSNYQKISKNTDETKKHFQDFISLIIDESLNNNFIKQLIDKFGSYLIINPMLSYLKNNHLEKEILDLNPNFENIEDLVKDWYKGLYQLIASKEIINKLKTFIHNLIFDENKHKKEGLEKFIISILENKDENGLLDLIKEITNQITTNKYGTSFLVDILIKSLNKKFKINLDENIKKELLENINQIIRNLPNSDFLKTWIKNLIEIIKTINVENKEQSKISKIQKIFNWLFSNSSQKIITEEIIKNFFALLEIDDKKNDQSQSQKINFSLKLFKIILEKIENVNDESVKNEIKKLFNSFLTNSIVKKMIQNQTNRLEKTILKENAEAEEFAKETINKINKIIFDQEINNEVINSVVTGILNIKKEKIGDINNWSQLFKKIIDKKQLNLKSFINKTINKLNSDQEYINKLFSFLLTTINKKYDFEATGDETKNIANFLAKLTLNLKKENEIAGIVEEFASVLINDLFNNKNANQQIEKEFFKTLKKIEYKSIFTKNFFEKITKAFFDKNVNKEEFTNQLLAIYNYLSRNLPKIKQFKQTYSSKILLANSNNNNNNYSKDNEEILVNFLNSFNNLFIGEKNTAKEVFIEITHKIIQNQIKQAITSSDPRLKNILLTLIKNTHFKKLVDSVINEFLNQKNQIHSNSKDIISNIVEKISTKLKSEFKNIIKGFSNDQNLIKVVVNNLIDFLNLKDTNSNDKELLEKVIKESINHLIDTDYFETKIVKRTTEHFSLFSKQFDISNPFQWIIEFAKKIKSGFSFKDLGILSELIGKDKPINGNILVRLINLIFEKSNLEKSSLYDALRNINMDDDRSKRTNMQTLNDQISIGSIFSSNKNSNQLDDPNNISPEIDLLKLLDNIFKILHLEYEKNPKTKESNFYVKSQTDEWKAIYRLKVAFDFFIFEMFGRETLTKDRDNWSKINLYSGTRAILWELQEGENISWIPGINNKFSGMQTYFKDPEERRQFTNYLIKDNGIWPFRKTEYFDEDTYGPESITYIIVTSGYNKEEKNNQPTEFKYKIDLNNNKKITKKEYILLTLKEGGYAKFMKLNNHTSKSEWSGLNKVEFNNIQPNK, encoded by the coding sequence ATGAAACTAAATCAAAAAATTAGCAAAATAAGTAAACTACCTTTAATAATTTTCCCAAGTTTAATTACACCACTTATTTCTGGAGCTTGTAATACTCAACAGCAAATAAAAAGTATTGATGAAAAACAAATTGAAATTAAAAAAGTTTCCACTGGTGCAATTAAATATTTGGCAATTGGAGATGATTATGCAATTGGCCATAATAACACTAGAAATTCAAGAAATAATAATTTTTTTGATCAAGAAAAAAATGAAGTTTATGGCATATCATACCCTTCATATTTAGCTAATACAATTTTAGAATTAAAAGATGAAAAAACAACCCTAAGTGAATACCAAAATTTTGGAGTTGCAAATTCTAAGATTGAAAATTGATTGTATTTATTGAATCCAGAGATTCATCCTAACCAAAATAAAAAATTTGAACAAATAAAACAATTAAATAAAAGTTTAAATTTGATTAATGCTGATCTTACAGCAAAAAAAGTTATTGAAGCAATTAAAAATGCTAATTTACTTACAATTTCAATTGGTTTTAATGATATTTTTAAAAAACATGAAATCTTAGCCTTTATTTTTAGTGATGAAGAAAAAATTTTTGAAGAAATAAAAAATTTCAAAGAAAAAATTAATCAAAGAATAGAAACTCTCAAAGCAAATTATTTAACGCTAGTTAATGAAATTAAAAAAATCAATCAAAACATTAATATTAATTTAATCGGTTTTTTATCCCCGTTTCTGCATGCAATTAATCTGCGAGACAATCAAGAATTAAATGAAGTTTTAAAAAATGCGACAAAGCAATTAAATGAAACAATTCAATCAGTTGCAATTGAAAAAAATCTTAATTTTTATTCATTTGAAAATAAAAATTATATTTGAGAAAATATTAATAAATTTGCGACTGATTTTTTTAGTTTTTTGCCAAACAAAAATGCTTATAAAAAATTAGCTCAAGATATCATTGCCAAAGTTTTAATCAAAAACAAAGAATACAACAATTTATTTCATAATAAGACTCGATCAAGTCATTCAAACGCAATTGATTTTAGTAAAAAATCAACAACAATTAAATCTTATTTGTTTGGAATTAATAATCCAAATGAAGACGCATTTATTAAAGAGTTTGCTTTTGAAAAAAATCAAGAAAATCAAAAAATTATTTCCTCTGAAGAAAAAAATCTTTCAATAGATTTTTTATTGCAAGAATTAAAAAATGATTTAATTACAGCATCTGACAACGAACTTAATGATTTAATTAAAAATATCCTAACAATCTTAGGAATATCAAACAAAGAAGTCTATCAAACTTTTTTGCTTATAACAAAATCTCCAGGCGCCACAAAAAAAATTGAAGCAGTAAAAGAATTATTTATTCAAATTCTTAATGCAAAAACAACAAAAAATCTTCTTGTTAAAGCAAATTCAGAAATTTTACAATTATTAATTAAACAATCACATCTACATACATCAATTAAAAGTATCAAAAATATCATAAAAAATCAATGATTGAAAAACAATCATTCTTATTTTTTAATTAAAGATTTTTTGAATGAAGAATATTTAAAAAATAACAATAATCTTAAATTTTTAGAAACTAATTTAGCAAAAATTATTGATGCTTTTTTTCACAAACAAATTATTAATAAAGTCTTCCCAAATCAATTGAAAGAAATTATTTTTAATAATATCTCTTTAAAAAACGAATTTGATTTCGTAATTAAAAAAATCACAAGTAATCTTTTAAATGCATCTAAAAGAGAAAATTATTTTAAAAATAAAGAATTTGAAGATTTCATAAAAGATGTTTTAATTGATGTAAAAAAAGAATTCTCTAATTTATTAACAAAATCAATTAATCATATTAAAAGTAACAAAGAATTATTTGAAAAAACAATTAAAACAATTACAACTCAAATTAAGACTGTTTATCAAATCAATTTAGATAAAAAAATTAATTCAATTGAATATTTTATTTTTAATTTATTTGATTCATTAGAATTTAATGCAAATAAAAAAGATAATTTAGGTTATGAATTAATTAATATTTTTATAAAAAGTCTTATTCTTAAAACAAATAAAAATAAGAAAATTACTCGAGATTTTTTTGAATTTTTGGCCTTAAATAATCAAGTAGAATACAATGAAAAAAATCAAGTATTTTTTAAACTAATCAATTATTTACCAAACAAAAATAATTTAGATAAATCCAAATATCTTGAGGGCATGAAATACTTAGGAACTTCTTTAATTAAAATTGATGAATTTTTTAATCCAACCGAAATCAATGATTTGATAACAAATCAAACATCTCTTTTTAATTTTTTTAAAAATTTAAGTAATTATCAAAAAATCTCAAAGAATACAGATGAAACCAAAAAACATTTTCAAGATTTTATTTCTTTAATAATTGATGAGAGTTTAAACAATAATTTCATCAAACAATTAATTGATAAATTTGGTAGTTATTTAATTATTAATCCGATGTTAAGTTACTTAAAAAACAATCATCTTGAAAAAGAAATATTGGATTTAAATCCTAATTTTGAAAACATTGAAGATTTAGTAAAAGATTGATATAAGGGTTTATATCAATTAATAGCTAGCAAAGAAATAATCAACAAATTAAAAACTTTTATTCATAACTTAATTTTTGATGAAAATAAACATAAAAAAGAAGGTCTGGAAAAATTCATAATTTCAATCTTAGAAAATAAAGATGAAAATGGTTTATTAGATCTTATAAAAGAAATAACAAATCAAATAACAACAAATAAATATGGTACTTCTTTCTTGGTTGATATATTAATAAAATCTTTAAATAAGAAATTTAAAATTAATTTAGATGAAAATATCAAAAAAGAATTATTAGAAAATATCAATCAAATAATTAGAAATTTACCAAATTCAGATTTCCTAAAAACCTGAATAAAAAATCTAATTGAAATTATTAAAACAATTAATGTTGAAAACAAAGAGCAATCAAAAATTAGCAAAATTCAAAAAATTTTTAATTGATTATTTTCTAATTCATCACAAAAAATTATCACTGAAGAAATCATAAAAAACTTTTTTGCCTTATTAGAAATTGATGATAAAAAAAATGACCAATCTCAGTCTCAAAAAATCAATTTCAGTTTAAAACTATTTAAGATAATTCTTGAAAAAATTGAAAATGTAAATGATGAGTCAGTTAAAAATGAAATTAAAAAATTATTTAATAGTTTTTTAACAAATTCAATTGTTAAAAAAATGATTCAAAATCAAACAAATAGACTTGAAAAAACTATTTTAAAAGAAAATGCTGAAGCAGAAGAATTCGCAAAAGAAACTATAAATAAAATTAACAAAATTATTTTTGATCAAGAAATTAATAACGAAGTAATTAATTCAGTAGTAACTGGAATATTAAATATTAAAAAAGAAAAAATAGGAGATATCAATAATTGATCACAATTATTCAAAAAAATTATTGATAAAAAACAATTAAACTTAAAAAGTTTTATCAATAAAACAATTAATAAATTAAATAGTGACCAAGAGTATATTAATAAACTATTTTCTTTTTTATTAACAACAATCAATAAAAAGTATGACTTTGAAGCAACAGGCGATGAAACTAAAAATATTGCTAACTTTCTTGCAAAATTAACTTTAAATTTAAAAAAAGAAAATGAAATAGCAGGAATAGTTGAAGAATTTGCGAGTGTACTAATTAATGATTTATTCAACAACAAAAATGCGAATCAACAGATTGAAAAAGAATTTTTTAAAACATTGAAAAAGATTGAATATAAAAGCATTTTTACAAAGAATTTTTTTGAAAAAATAACAAAAGCTTTTTTTGATAAAAATGTGAATAAAGAAGAGTTTACAAATCAACTTTTGGCAATTTATAATTATTTATCAAGAAATTTGCCAAAAATAAAGCAATTTAAACAAACATATAGTTCAAAAATTTTGTTAGCAAACTCAAATAACAACAATAATAATTATTCAAAAGATAATGAAGAAATTCTTGTTAATTTCTTAAATAGTTTCAATAATTTATTTATTGGCGAAAAAAATACTGCTAAAGAAGTTTTTATAGAAATAACACACAAAATTATTCAGAATCAAATTAAGCAAGCAATAACATCCTCAGATCCAAGACTAAAAAATATTTTATTAACATTGATCAAAAATACTCATTTTAAGAAATTAGTTGATAGTGTAATTAATGAATTTTTAAATCAAAAAAATCAAATTCACTCAAATTCAAAGGATATTATTAGTAATATAGTTGAAAAAATATCAACTAAACTTAAAAGTGAATTTAAAAATATTATTAAAGGATTTTCAAATGATCAAAATCTAATTAAAGTTGTAGTTAATAATCTAATTGACTTTTTAAATTTAAAAGATACAAATTCTAATGATAAGGAACTTCTAGAAAAAGTCATTAAAGAATCAATTAATCATTTGATTGATACTGATTATTTCGAAACAAAAATTGTCAAAAGAACAACAGAACATTTTTCCTTATTTAGCAAACAATTTGATATCTCAAATCCGTTTCAATGAATCATAGAATTTGCAAAAAAAATAAAATCAGGTTTTAGTTTTAAAGATTTAGGTATATTAAGCGAATTAATTGGTAAAGATAAGCCAATTAATGGGAATATTCTTGTTAGATTAATCAATTTAATTTTTGAAAAAAGTAATTTAGAAAAATCATCTTTATATGATGCATTAAGAAATATTAATATGGATGATGATCGTTCTAAAAGAACAAATATGCAGACATTAAATGATCAAATTAGTATAGGAAGCATATTTAGTTCAAATAAAAATTCGAATCAATTAGATGATCCAAATAATATAAGTCCAGAAATTGATTTATTAAAATTGCTTGACAATATTTTTAAAATACTTCACTTAGAATATGAAAAAAATCCAAAAACAAAAGAATCTAATTTTTATGTTAAATCTCAAACAGATGAATGAAAAGCTATTTATCGTTTAAAAGTTGCATTTGATTTCTTTATTTTTGAAATGTTTGGTCGTGAAACACTTACAAAAGATCGTGACAATTGATCAAAAATCAATCTTTATTCAGGAACAAGAGCAATTTTATGGGAATTACAAGAAGGAGAAAATATTTCATGAATTCCTGGGATTAATAATAAATTTTCAGGTATGCAAACCTACTTTAAGGATCCCGAAGAACGTCGTCAGTTTACTAATTATTTAATTAAAGATAATGGAATATGACCTTTTAGAAAAACCGAGTACTTTGATGAAGACACATATGGCCCTGAGTCAATTACGTATATAATAGTTACTTCTGGATATAATAAAGAAGAAAAAAATAATCAACCTACTGAATTTAAATATAAAATAGACTTGAATAATAATAAAAAAATAACTAAAAAAGAATACATTCTTCTAACTCTAAAAGAAGGTGGATATGCTAAATTTATGAAATTAAATAATCACACATCCAAATCAGAATGATCTGGATTAAATAAAGTCGAATTTAACAATATTCAACCAAATAAATAA
- a CDS encoding IS30 family transposase: MNYNKNNKYKHINEVERSYIKFELNRNKSIRSIAKKLDRSPSTIMREIKRNTSLGTYDPIVANIKAKKRHRHKYYFRFLLPNKFDKFTELFKNKYDKKYYGVKATLHEIKKDPNINCPSLRTVYNWINKNLWVIKRKDRLRKWYKKGGKRTTSVIKRLVNSADYVFPIWTRPKKIDLRKEFGHWEADLVLGRKSNGYYNVLTLTERKTRIGFAIKVRSKSGFVINSSLKNLIQDNNLFVKSITIDNGIEFEKIGLLAKWLDIKIYRAEPYASFQRGSNEHWNGILRREFKKGFDFNEITQEELEKIVFKINNMPREILNWLTPLELFKKENSNDFIL; the protein is encoded by the coding sequence ATGAATTATAACAAAAATAATAAATATAAACATATAAATGAAGTTGAAAGATCTTATATAAAATTTGAGCTTAATCGTAATAAATCAATACGTTCAATTGCAAAAAAATTAGATAGAAGTCCTTCAACAATTATGCGAGAAATAAAAAGAAACACAAGCTTAGGAACTTATGACCCCATTGTAGCAAACATTAAGGCTAAAAAACGTCATAGACATAAATATTATTTTAGATTTTTGTTGCCGAATAAATTTGATAAATTTACAGAATTATTCAAAAATAAATATGACAAAAAATACTATGGTGTGAAAGCTACATTACATGAGATAAAAAAGGATCCAAATATAAATTGTCCTTCATTAAGAACGGTATACAACTGAATAAATAAAAATCTTTGAGTTATCAAAAGAAAAGATAGATTAAGAAAATGATATAAAAAGGGCGGAAAAAGAACTACATCAGTTATAAAAAGATTGGTTAATTCAGCAGATTACGTTTTTCCAATATGAACAAGACCAAAAAAAATTGATTTAAGAAAAGAATTTGGACACTGAGAAGCTGATCTTGTATTGGGTAGAAAATCAAATGGATATTACAATGTTTTAACACTTACAGAAAGAAAAACAAGAATCGGATTCGCAATAAAAGTTCGTTCAAAATCTGGATTTGTAATAAATTCAAGTCTTAAAAATCTAATTCAAGATAACAATTTATTTGTCAAAAGCATAACCATAGATAATGGTATTGAATTTGAAAAAATTGGTTTATTAGCTAAGTGGTTAGACATAAAAATATATCGTGCAGAACCATATGCATCATTCCAACGAGGTAGTAATGAACATTGAAATGGGATTTTAAGAAGAGAATTTAAAAAGGGGTTTGATTTTAATGAAATAACCCAAGAAGAATTAGAAAAAATAGTTTTCAAAATCAACAATATGCCAAGAGAAATATTAAACTGATTAACACCTTTGGAGTTGTTTAAAAAAGAAAATAGTAATGACTTTATATTATAA
- a CDS encoding TrkH family potassium uptake protein, protein MKSSKNNNFLKFFRKIGTIRYIFIIYILFTIIISLLLYWNISHNKGVKQIKYIDALFVAASAFSDTGLTTLTIANTFNEFGQILIAISMVAGGIGIFTIKIYIFQTIFGFKSSIFSNMASQTERGSSSVSETRKMIKVAISFLIITTIIASFIFTMLLYLKDNNLQPIKNALSDPQIKIQKIPHGNFPQALKLGIFHAISSVNNAGFDLFGKDSLQPFYFDYAFQSVTIIVFLLGGVGFPVIYDVWKRIQAARENKSIHRFQLFTKFTIITFIITTIIGFGLSTIIEYTSKDPNSFWSKKEYGSDGDKIFAIFFQVNSTRSAGFATVNYYEFNQSTILLHGILMFIGFSPVSTAGGIRNTTIAVIFLSVVTMLTNKKRINAFKRQIGKETLIRAVNVFTLATLLVIVVTIINYSTLPTTSSKKDMIFALFEACSAFGNTGLTTGLTADMNLHIAGKISLIFLMIIGQFGIPQAIKFFGRDKEKPERYQYVYEDVSIG, encoded by the coding sequence ATGAAATCTTCAAAAAACAATAATTTCCTAAAGTTTTTTCGAAAAATTGGAACAATAAGATATATCTTTATTATTTATATCTTATTTACAATAATCATTTCTTTATTACTTTATTGAAACATTTCACATAATAAAGGTGTCAAACAAATTAAATATATTGATGCCTTGTTTGTTGCTGCGTCAGCTTTTAGTGATACTGGGTTAACAACACTAACAATTGCAAACACGTTCAATGAATTTGGACAAATACTAATTGCCATTAGTATGGTTGCTGGTGGAATTGGAATTTTTACAATCAAAATTTATATTTTCCAAACAATATTTGGATTTAAGTCAAGTATTTTTAGCAATATGGCATCACAAACAGAAAGAGGTTCCAGTTCTGTTTCTGAAACTAGAAAAATGATAAAAGTTGCAATTTCATTCTTAATCATCACAACAATCATTGCTTCTTTTATATTCACAATGCTGCTTTATTTAAAAGATAATAACCTTCAACCAATCAAAAATGCTCTTAGTGATCCACAAATAAAAATCCAAAAAATTCCACATGGAAATTTTCCACAGGCTTTGAAATTAGGAATTTTTCATGCAATAAGTTCAGTTAACAATGCAGGATTTGATTTATTTGGAAAGGATAGTTTACAACCTTTTTATTTTGACTATGCTTTTCAAAGTGTGACTATCATTGTTTTTTTACTTGGTGGGGTTGGATTTCCTGTTATTTATGATGTTTGAAAACGAATTCAAGCTGCAAGAGAAAATAAAAGCATTCATCGATTTCAGTTATTTACAAAATTCACAATTATAACTTTCATCATTACTACAATCATTGGTTTTGGACTAAGCACAATTATTGAATATACTTCAAAAGACCCAAATTCATTTTGAAGCAAGAAAGAATATGGTAGTGATGGCGACAAAATTTTTGCAATTTTTTTCCAAGTAAATTCAACACGTTCAGCTGGATTTGCAACAGTTAATTACTATGAATTTAATCAATCAACAATCTTATTACATGGGATTCTAATGTTCATTGGTTTCTCACCTGTTTCAACAGCTGGAGGGATTCGGAACACAACAATTGCTGTTATATTTTTAAGTGTTGTGACAATGTTGACAAATAAAAAAAGGATCAATGCCTTCAAACGTCAAATTGGTAAAGAAACACTAATTCGAGCAGTCAATGTTTTCACTTTAGCAACATTGTTAGTAATTGTTGTAACAATTATAAACTACTCAACACTTCCAACAACTTCAAGCAAAAAAGATATGATTTTTGCATTATTTGAAGCATGTTCTGCTTTTGGTAACACTGGATTAACAACCGGATTAACAGCTGATATGAATTTACATATTGCTGGAAAAATTAGTCTTATTTTCTTAATGATCATTGGTCAATTTGGAATTCCGCAAGCAATCAAATTCTTTGGAAGAGACAAAGAAAAACCTGAACGCTATCAATATGTTTATGAAGATGTATCAATTGGTTAG
- a CDS encoding DNA-processing protein DprA, whose product MNEILLYFAYKYKGNWNNIYKAIKNKEIINDENYNLVLEEIKKDNPEFFTILEEKYPKQLIASNKPPFVLFYKGNINILKEAKECIYLTGSYETKSIIEYVNNLKNNKNITIINSFWPGLEQTILHSILKNNFKAIIILPCGINWAIKHLDLNKFNHPNCLFLSEFPNEYHITRTAYATRNRINASMCTKMILLSSLEKKYNTLINEFLDQGKDIQCLLFKDHDLNDGNIDLINEGAELISENKEIF is encoded by the coding sequence ATGAATGAAATCTTACTGTATTTTGCATACAAATATAAAGGCAATTGAAACAATATCTATAAAGCAATAAAAAATAAAGAAATTATTAATGATGAAAATTACAATTTAGTTTTAGAAGAAATCAAAAAAGATAATCCAGAGTTTTTTACAATTTTGGAAGAAAAATATCCAAAGCAATTAATTGCTTCAAATAAACCACCTTTTGTTTTATTTTATAAAGGAAATATCAATATTTTAAAAGAAGCTAAAGAATGTATATATTTAACTGGTTCATACGAAACAAAATCAATTATAGAATATGTTAATAATCTAAAAAATAATAAAAATATTACAATTATTAATTCTTTTTGACCTGGTTTAGAACAAACAATTTTACATTCAATTCTAAAAAATAATTTTAAGGCAATAATTATTCTTCCATGCGGTATCAATTGAGCAATTAAACATCTTGATCTAAATAAATTTAATCATCCAAACTGTTTATTTCTATCTGAATTTCCAAATGAATATCATATTACAAGAACTGCCTATGCTACAAGAAATCGAATTAATGCTTCAATGTGCACAAAAATGATTTTATTATCATCGTTAGAAAAAAAATATAATACTTTAATTAATGAATTTTTAGACCAAGGAAAAGATATTCAATGTCTTTTGTTTAAAGATCATGATCTTAATGATGGAAATATTGATTTAATCAATGAAGGTGCTGAATTAATCAGTGAAAATAAAGAAATTTTTTAA